In Zunongwangia sp. HGR-M22, the sequence TTTCGAGCGAGATTATAAATCCTATTTTCCTATAGGAGTCACAAGAATTAATCATCCTAATACCGAAAATCAAAATGAAGAGCAGGTAGAAGTTTATAAACTTCGGAAAGGGGATGAGATTCTAATTCGGAATAATGAATTAATTCCTGTTGATGCTCGTTTGGTAGAAGGCGAAGCGCTTATCGACTATAGCTTTGTAACAGGTGAAGCTATTCCTGTAACTATCAAAAAAGGAGAGAAAATTTATGCCGGCGGAAAACAAACTGCAGGTTTGGTACAGGTAGAAGTCATTAAAGCGGTAGAGCAATCTTACCTTACGCAATTATGGAATAACGAAATTTTTGATAAAGATTTTAAATCTTCTTTTCAGGATTTAACCAATAGAATTAGTGGTTATTTTACCAAAGCAATCTTAAGCATTTCTATAATAGCTGCGCTAGTGTGGTATTTTATTAATCCTTCGATGGTGGCGCAGGTATTCACTGCCGTTTTAATAATAGCCTGTCCTTGTGCGTTAGCGCTTGCAGCGCCTTTTACTTTGGGAAATTTACTTCGCATATTTGGGCAGCAAAAATTCTATTTAAAAGAATCCAATATTATTGAAAAAATGGTGCATATCGATGCCGTTGTTTTCGATAAAACCGGTACGCTTACTTCAACAAAAAAGAATTTAGTGACGTACGAAGGTATTTCGCTTTCTGAAGAAGAAAAATCTTTACTGAATAGTACACTTCGAGCTTCCAACCATCCGCTTAGTCGTTCACTTTACGATATTTTGGAGCAGCATGATATAAAAACTTTAGATCATTTTACTGAAGAAGTTGGGAAGGGAATGGAAGCGACCTCCAACCAAAATTCAATAAAAGTTGGTGCCTTTAAATATGTTGCTGAAAGCACTGAAGCATCATCAGAACAGCTTAATCAGACTACCGTACATATTAGCGCCAATAATTTGTACAAAGGGCGATATATTTTGAAAAATGAATATCGTAAAGAAATTAAAGAGCTATTTCTAGAACTGGGTAAAGATAAAGACCTATTTGTTTTGTCTGGGGATAATGATGGCGAGCGTAAAACGCTTGAAAAATTATTACCGCTAAGCACCAAAATGAGTTTTAATCAAAAGCCCCAGGATAAATTACAGTTTATAAAAAAACTTCAGCAAGAAGGAAAATCTGTAATGATGATCGGAGATGGTTTAAATGACGCCGGAGCTTTAAAACAAAGTGATGTTGGTATTGTAATTTCAGAAAATATCAACGTCTTTTCTCCAGCCTGTGATGCAATTTTAGATGCTTCGGTATTTGGGAAAATTAGTCAGTTTTTTGGTCTTTCAAAAAGTGGCCATAGAATTATAAAAATGAGTTTTCTATTTTCTCTTTTTTATAATCTTATAGGTCTTGGTTTTGCTATTACCGGTCATCTTTCACCGATTGTGGCTGCGATCTTAATGCCGCTAAGTTCTATTAGCATTGTGGCTTTTACGACGATCGCAACGCAGATTTCAGCAAAGAATATTCTAAAAAAACAGGAATAAATATATCCAAAATCCAATTTCAACTAAAACCTGATAAATGTCATTTTATCCAAGCTATACTAGCGATAATTTTACAAAAAATTAAGATTCATGAACATCATCTATGTTTTGCTAAGTATTAGCGTAGTGGTAGCCATCGTATTTTTTATTGCCTTTATTATTTCAGTTAAAAACGGGCAATACGATGATACGTATACACCATCTGTAAGAATGCTTTTTGAAGATGAGGTTGTAGAAAAAAAGGAAACTTCTAAAATCACCGATAAATAATCTTTTATAATCTTATGGAAAAAGAGCAGTTTTATTACGATAACAAGGTCGTAAGGAAATTTATTAATGCGACCATTTTTTGGGGTATAATTGGAATGACTGTGGGGCTCTTACTGGCCTTTATGTTTTTATTTCCTAATCTTACCGATGGTATTTCTTGGCTAAGCTTTGGGCGTTTAAGGCCTTTACATACTAATGCGGTGATATTTGCCTTTGTGGGTAATGCTATATTTGCCGGAGTATATTACTCTACTCAGCGCTTGCTTAAAGCTAGAATGTGGAGCGACGCACTTAGTAATTTTAATTTTTGGGGCTGGCAGGCTATTATCGTAGCAGCAGCCATTACTTTACCTTTAGGATATACTACTTCTAAAGAATATGCCGAGCTCGAATGGCCTATCGATATTGCAATTGCACTTGTATGGGTTGCTTTTGGAGCTAATTTAATTGGTACGATTCTTAAACGTAGACAACGTCATCTTTATGTAGCCATTTGGTTTTACCTGGCCACTTTTGTAACGGTAGCAGTATTGCATATCGTAAATAGTGTAGAGATTCCGGTAAGTGCTTTAAAAAGTTATTCAGTATACGCAGGTGTTCAGGATGCCTTAGTGCAATGGTGGTACGGGCATAATGCGGTGGCATTTTTCTTAACCACACCGTTTTTAGGCTTAATGTACTATTTTGTTCCTAAAGCAGCGAATAGACCGGTATACTCTTATCGATTGTCTATCGTACACTTTTGGTCTTTGATCTTTATTTATATCTGGGCAGGGCCACACCATTTGTTATATTCAGCTTTGCCAGATTGGGCACAAAATCTTGGTGTAGCGTTTTCAATTATGTTACTAGCTCCATCT encodes:
- a CDS encoding heavy metal translocating P-type ATPase produces the protein MKSCYHCGEACKSDALVFDNKDFCCNGCKTVYEILSSNDLDYYYQLDDRPGISPKTQSGKFDFLKNEEITEKLLEFKSEQVCIINLLIPEIHCSSCIWVLENLSKLHSGVKNAQVNFPEKTVRIHFSSETINLYQLVELLCKLGYEPYISLSDGDKSERKIDRSLIYKLGIAGFAFGNVMFLSFPEYFEVKEFWLDQFKYVFRWLMFGFSLPVVFYSASGYFVTAFKGLKSGILNIDVPIALGITVLFIRSAFEVFFDLGTGFFDSLTGLVFFLLLGRFFQQKTYSYLSFERDYKSYFPIGVTRINHPNTENQNEEQVEVYKLRKGDEILIRNNELIPVDARLVEGEALIDYSFVTGEAIPVTIKKGEKIYAGGKQTAGLVQVEVIKAVEQSYLTQLWNNEIFDKDFKSSFQDLTNRISGYFTKAILSISIIAALVWYFINPSMVAQVFTAVLIIACPCALALAAPFTLGNLLRIFGQQKFYLKESNIIEKMVHIDAVVFDKTGTLTSTKKNLVTYEGISLSEEEKSLLNSTLRASNHPLSRSLYDILEQHDIKTLDHFTEEVGKGMEATSNQNSIKVGAFKYVAESTEASSEQLNQTTVHISANNLYKGRYILKNEYRKEIKELFLELGKDKDLFVLSGDNDGERKTLEKLLPLSTKMSFNQKPQDKLQFIKKLQQEGKSVMMIGDGLNDAGALKQSDVGIVISENINVFSPACDAILDASVFGKISQFFGLSKSGHRIIKMSFLFSLFYNLIGLGFAITGHLSPIVAAILMPLSSISIVAFTTIATQISAKNILKKQE
- the ccoS gene encoding cbb3-type cytochrome oxidase assembly protein CcoS → MNIIYVLLSISVVVAIVFFIAFIISVKNGQYDDTYTPSVRMLFEDEVVEKKETSKITDK